AGGAAGCACTGGCGCCACTGCCGAAAGGCCGCACGACCGACTTCGAGGAGAAGGTGATCCCGGTGACGTCGTCAGGCGGCTTCATCCTGCGGCGCGTGTTCTACACTGTGCCTTCAAGACTGATTGGCCATCGCCTGCGTGTGCGCATCTTCGACGACCGGCTCGAATGCTTCCTCGGCGTCACGCCGGTCGGGACGCTGCGGCGCGGGCGGCCTGTGTCGGAGAACCACGGCGGGCATGTCGTTGATTATCGGCACGTCATCCATGCCCTGCGGCGCAAGCCGATGGCGCTCGTCAATCTCGTCTATCGCGATCAGCTCTTCCCGCGCGCGGCTTACAAGCGCCTCTTCGAGACCTTGCGGGAGCATGGCGACGACCGGCGCGCCTGCAAGGTGACGGTCGAGCTTCTGGCTCTGGCCCATGAGCGAGCCTGCGAAGCCGAGCTCGCCGAGGCGATCGCGACCGCTCTCGATGCCGGACGGTTACCCGATCTTGCGGCATTGCGCGATCGCTTCCGACCCGAGGCGGCCTCGATCCCGAGTGTCGCCGTCAAGCTGGCGTCGCTCGACGTCTACGATGAGCTGGCCTCCGTCAGCGTCGTGTCGGCCCACTCGAACCTGGGAGGAGCAGCATGACCAGCGGAGCTACCTCCATCGATGCCGCCCGCGTCGAGCTGCTGCTCAATGAGTTGCGCCTGCCCGGCGTCAAGGCGATCTGGCCGAAGCTCGCCGCGCAGTCGGACAAGGAAGGCTGGCCCGCCGCCCGCTTCCTTGCGGCCCTTGCCGAGCACGAGGCAGCCGATCGCACCCGCCGCCGCATCGAACGACACATGGTGGAAGCGCGTTTGCCCGCCGGCAAGACGCTCGCCACGTTCGAGTTCGAGAGCGTGCCTATGCTGTCAAAGGCACAGGCGATGGCGCTCGCCGCCGGTGACGTCTGGTTGAAGACCGGCGCCAATCTGCTGCTGTTCGGTCCACCCGGCGGCGGCAAGACCCATCTCGGCGCAGCGATCGGCCTGGCTCTCGTCGAGGACGGTTGGCGCGTTCTCTTTGCACGTACCACTGATCTGGTGCAGCGGCTGCAGGTGGCCCGGCGCGAGCTGGCGCTGGAGTCCGCAATCGCCAAGCTTGACCGCTACGACCTCCTGATCCTCGACGACATCACATATGTGAGCAAGGACCAGGCGGAAACCAGCGTATTGTTCGAGCTGATCGCCTCCCGCTACGAGCGACGCTCGCTGCTGATCACGGCCAATCAGCCATTTGGCGAATGGGGGCGTATCTTCCCCGATCAGGCGATGACACTGGCGGCGATCGATCGCCTGGTGCACCACGCCACGATCCTCGAGATGAACGTCGAGAGCTACCGTCGAAAAGTTGCTCTCGATCGCAGGCGCGGTCCAGGCCGGCCGCCGGTTCACGCCACTCCAAATGAACTCGAGAAGGCGGTGACTGACGCTGGCAATGCCGCTTGATTGTCGCGCAGCGTCAATCAAGCCTTGCCAAGCCCGCAGCCAGCGTCAATTATCTTCTGACTCGGCCGCCTCGTCTCATCTTGATTGACGCGCCGCTCTCATCCTGATTGTCGCGCCATACCTGCATACCTGCGATATCCCCGCCGGTCTTATACTTTCCAATTCTGCCATGGAAGATCAAATCCCTTGTTGAGGACGATGTAGTTGTCACTCTCCGGCTCGTGCGAGTCCGATGAAGTGCGTGCACTCCGGGCGGCAAACGGGCAATGGCGCGACACCTCCAGGCCTTCAGCCATCTCGTGAGGACTTGTCGACAAGATCGGACAGCTTCAGTTGGAACTGTCGCCGTCGGAATCCCTGCAAACCGTCCCTGACGGCGAGTAAATGCGTCCAGCACTATGGCCGTATGGGCGGGGGCGATAGCCAACGACAGCTTCCGTGGCGTCGGGCGCTGCATGGTACCAATCGTTGCCCACGAGTAGTAAATTCAAATTGCAGGCTTGTGTGGCAAATATCCGGTTCAGGAGGCAGCCGCACTTGCGCTCACAGCGCCGGGGCGTCCATTCCTACGCGATTGGGTTCAAGGAACCTATTCTGTGAGTGCGTAGGGTGGACTGCCCCGGCCCAGTGAAGATCGGGCCAGTGACGCTATCAACCATCAAGATCGATAGCGAGCTAGTGCGGAGCCGATACAAAAACCCGACGCTCATCTCATTAGCACTGTGAGCGCTAGCGGTACGAGGAAAGATGTGATTAGTGCGTTTAGGCTCATAGCAATTCCAGAAAACACGCCAGCCACCTCGTCCACCTGAAATGCTCGCGCGGTGCCGATCCCGTGCGCGGCGATTCCTGCCGCAAAGCCACGAGCCCGAAAATCGGTGATGCCGGTACGGTTCATCAATCGCGTGACAACGGTCGCTCCCATGATCCCGGTGAGGATGACCGCGACTGCCGT
The window above is part of the Bradyrhizobium guangdongense genome. Proteins encoded here:
- the istB gene encoding IS21-like element helper ATPase IstB gives rise to the protein MTSGATSIDAARVELLLNELRLPGVKAIWPKLAAQSDKEGWPAARFLAALAEHEAADRTRRRIERHMVEARLPAGKTLATFEFESVPMLSKAQAMALAAGDVWLKTGANLLLFGPPGGGKTHLGAAIGLALVEDGWRVLFARTTDLVQRLQVARRELALESAIAKLDRYDLLILDDITYVSKDQAETSVLFELIASRYERRSLLITANQPFGEWGRIFPDQAMTLAAIDRLVHHATILEMNVESYRRKVALDRRRGPGRPPVHATPNELEKAVTDAGNAA